The DNA region TAAGGAACAAATGACCATGCGTGCAAACAGATATTTGCAAAAGCTACAAAATAATACAGCTTGATTGACTGTCaaaatgtaacaaataaaaatatctaaaaatacGGATTTTTACTGTagtgaaagaagaaggaaagatttCACATTTTGCTCTTTAAAATGGTGACTTTATTTGAGAAATTCTTATagtctttttctctttccatttaaCCACCCACAAGAtaggcacgcacacacacaattatTAGATATCAGGCCAAAAACtaaacaaataataagaattcAGTCATGTGAACACAGTCCTTTCATTCATTTGCTCTGCTATGGCTGCACTATCAGGCTTTGATAAAAACCCACCATGAAGAAGACTTCAGATAAATTGCAGACCTTTATTTTACAGGTCAGTACCATACACTTGAACTTGTTTTTGGCATTGGTAAGACGTATTTCCACTTGCAGTGTTTTCGTATTTCATAATAGTAACAATGCTATTCCTTTGCTTAATGGACAAAAAGAATTTGCTAGTGGTGGAGGCgtctgtggggggtgggggggcagggaaCTGCCATGCACTTTTTTTCTCCATAACCCAACCCATCCACCATGAGCAATCTTTTCCTGGATTACTGGGGCTAAGCACGCTAACTCACACAAGCTATGTTTTTCATAAAgaaggagagaaataaaaatacccaGCAAACTAGTCAGGAGCAGCCAGACTAATTTTCAACTCCCAAAGCAGCTAACAGTTGATGAAAGGTCTCAGTAGAAATGACATCAGCAAAAGACTTGATGTTGTCTGAAGAGACAAGAGGCCTTCCTTGAAATTATTCTTCCAGATTTCCTCACATTTTTACAATAGTCCTAGGTTAGAAAATGTTTTCATTGATATGAGGATAAATATAAAAAGACCCAAATTATGTTTATGTTGAACTACAAAGTGAAGTTTAAATTGTGATTAGGAAAAAGACAAATTTTGTATGAATAAAATTTCACAGTAAGCTATAGTCTTCAAGAGCAAAACGTCCACAGCATGTTTATTTTATGGAATTGGTCAAAGGCAGAAGGGACATCTGGTATTCTTTTACCCATACCTTGTGTAGTTTGGGTGAAGCTGAACCTTATCCCCTCTTCAGGAGATGGCATATTTATTACAGGCCTTGCCAATTATAGCTCTCCATTCCCTTCAAGGAGAGGTTAGAAATGAGTCTGTGATTCAAACTACCTTGCACCCAGTGGCATGAAGCATCCTAGTAGCTATCATTTGTCTTGCCTCGAATTATAGTACAATGCAGTCCTCCCCACCCAAAAGACATTAATTTCTTGCCAGGGCCTAGAATGCATGCATAGAAAGCAAACTTCAGCTTCAGCTGACCTTTGAGGATACATCTAGGAATAATATTtacaaaaaatctttttttttctcccagaattTTGGTTTATGTGGTAACTTCTAACCTTGTGGCCAGCAGTCAATCAATCAATTCATACATGCTTTTTGAAAAGCTTTatctataacaacaaaaaaggatgggggagggaaagattatggaagaatggTAAGGCCATTGATCTGCATTGAGCCATGTAGGCAGGGCACTATGTGTCTAGGAATCCTGCACAGCTCAGGGAGAGGAATAGTAAAAATGGATGTTATGGTAATTCAGACTACAGACAGGTAGGTATAGTAGGCCCTGCCAGAGTTTGGAAAGGGAGATGGGAATAAGAGGATATAAGATAGTTGAGACTGTACAAAGTGCTATAAGGCATGCCTACAGTGAATGGGCCATGTGCtgtggggagaaaaaagaaaaggaaaaatgtagCCAACAACATAGTAGGGGGTTAATGAATGAAAACTATAGTGAAAGGACAGGGAACAGACGTGTGCACTGGGTAGGGGATGGGCAAGATGACAGACTAAGGTAGAGAAGAAGAGTGCTTCCAAGTGGAGATCTTGGAGCTGAAGTCATGTACTACTACTGGTGAGGACAGGTATGGGGCTATGCTGCACGGCGATGACAATGAACAATGATAGCAAAGAATCTGAAGTCAGACACATACTTTAAAAACAACAAGGATGACTGTATGCATAAAATGGAAAGTAAAAATAGGAGTCTGATGCTGAAGTTATCACCATGGTTAAACAGAAATGATCTTTCAAGGAAGTAAATCATCTCAAAGCAATGACATAAAAAAGGTGACATAAataaccaaaatggatatcattTGAAGAAGAGGGAATGTTATACAGAAAATACCCAAAAGTGGCACTGGGAAAAGAGAAGAGAACCATTTCATTCAACTACTCTGCAAGAGTAAGCAAAATTAAAGCCAAGGTCTCCCAGATGGAAGGGGATGGAGCATCACCTTCAGGACAGACAGACTGCAAATACAGCCTGAAGACACAGAAGAGGTAAGACATACTGGGCATTTGATCACTACAGACTCAGGGAAAAGAGGTAAGAGATATGGGAAAGAAACAGGGTTGTAATACGAGGGTGGGAGGGCTTAAGGGAAATTTTTGTTTAGCTTTTATTTGGGCTaaccatgatgttgttgttgttgttaggtgtcgtcaagtcggttccaactcatagaggccttttgtacaacagaacgaaacacagcctggtcctgtgccatccttacaatcattgttatgcttgagctcattgttgcagccactgtgtcaatccacttcgttgagggtcttcctcttttccgctgaccctgtactctgccaagcatgatgtccttcttcagggactgatccctcctgacaacatgtccaaagtgtgtaagatgcagtctcgccatccttgcctctaaggagcattcttgccatacttcttccaagacagatttgttcgttcttttggcagtccatggtatattcaatattcttcgccagtaccacaattcaaaggtgtcatcttttcttcggtcttccttattcattgtccagctttcacatgcatatgatgtgattgaaaataccatggcttgggtcaggcacaccttagtcttcagggtgacatctttgctcttcaacactttgaagaggtcctttgcagcagatttacccaatgcaacgcgtcttttgatttcctgactgctgcttccatggctgttgattgtggatccaagtaaaatgaaatccttgacggcctcaatctcttctccgtttatcatgatgttgctcattggtccagttgtgaggatttttgttttctttatgttgaggtgtaatccatactgaaggctgtggcctttgatcttcattagtaagtgcttcaagtcctcttcagtttcagcaagcaaggttgtgtcatctgcataatgcaggttgttaatgagtcttcctccaatcctgatgccctgttcttcttcatatagtgcagcttctcggattatttgttcagcatacagattaaataggtatggtgaaagaatacaaccctgaagcacacctttcctgactttaaaccaatcagtatccccttgttctgaccgaacaactgcctcttgatctatgtaaaggttcctcatgaacacaattaagtgttctggaattcccatttttcacagtgttatccatagttcgttatgatccacacagttgaatgcctttgcataatcaataaaacacaggtaaacatccttctggtattctctgctttcagccaggatccatctgacatcagcaatgatatccctggttccacgtcctgttctgaaaccagcctgaatttctcgcagttccctgtcgatatactgctgcagccatttttgaatgatcttcagcagaattttggttgcatgtgatattaatgatattgttctataatttccacattcggttggatcacctttctggggaataggcataaatatggatctcttccagtcagctggccaggaagctgtcttccatatttcttggcatagacaagtgagtacctccagcactgcatctgtttgttgaaacatctcaattgatattcaatcaattcctggagccttgttaagCATTAAAGCAGGAGAGGAGGTAGGAGAATCCTGCTGCCAATGATGCTTGCCAGTAAGTGCTTGTGGCGTAATTAATTACTTTTGCATGTGGCCTTTCCAGCCAtcgtcttgtaactctcacccagatggctgtgtgatagggtaactgtggcctaccaaggggactggtcagttttgccttaaaagagagccaattccagagcagaaggaacagcctgccaccaccaaggaaggagagaccagcaggcaaggcccagcagcagagactcggcagcaggagacagcgagGTGGGCTTCTagacccacagagagagaaagctgaatgactttgggcagagactgagggtcaCGGAGAGATGTGCCTGTGAGCACcattgggaagaggctgtcctaatggaagaactgcatcctgagtgtttctgagcctgaattgtaactgatacttccctaataaaccctgtaattgtgagtatggtctgtgagttctgtatggccattgaaatgaattatcgaacacagcagagaagtagagagtgctgcggGAGGGATAGCTGatatcagaattagtaaagagggTACAGAGATGAggtttgtctggcctccacctcatgggagtcagccttgcactgttgatcttggttctccttcccccttgtggggttggagagggtcagacactgcctccaagccatttttacagtgcTCAAGATTTAAACATAACTGAATAATTTAAGGGTTCAATGGCATTAGGGAAGCAGAAATGTGTGGAGTAAGGAAAGGGTTCAAAGATCCGAGGCTCATAATCAGAAATGGACTGTTACAGCATAGATTCTTTTAAACACAGACAAGGCAGGTGGTAGGAGTTGGAGGGTCCTTCCTGAGCCTGGTGGTGGTAAGAAAGGGGGCTGCTTTTAAAAGCTCTCTCAGCAAATGTGGCCAGGGAGGTAGTAAAGACAGGCATGAAGAGTAGATGGTACAACAAGTGGAGCATAAGCACAATGCTGGTCTCCATTTGAGAAGATGGGAAAAGGAAAGCAGACTGGTATTCTGTGTGTGGCAAGGGAACTCTAGAGGAACGCATCGGGTTAACTGTGGGAGAAGAGCTGTGTGGCTCACTGACTCTAGGATAACATGCAAATTGGCagcccacacacacccacacacaggcTGCATTCAATCTGCCTGGTACTACTATACAGCGCTTCATAGCaaaagtaaaatggaaataaaaataaacttagaAATGCAACTTAAAAATCCTCATATATTTCTGGACATTGCCATGGAGCGGGGGGAGACTCATAAAACACATTACATTATTTGCAAAGCAGTTTGGCTATGAGTTTAATATGAATTATGGTGAGGACAGATTCAGTGCATGATTTCTCTGAATAATTTATTTCAGGCAGCCCCTAGTGTTCAGAAAAGAGCAAACTCAGGAAATGGTATGTCTAGGCACTAGTTTTGAAAGGCCAGGTGCAGTAAGCAAACGTCAGAAAAGCCAAAGAAAGGCAAAAGGGAGAACCCAGGCAAAGCACGTGGCTTtttcagaaaaattaataaaagggcATTAATGCTTTTGTGCTTCTGGTTTGTTTATTTAGCAACTGGCTACCCTAGAAACAACAAGAAAATTATTACTCTCATCTAGCGAGAAAGTTGTTTTCTAGGATCCAGCTACACAATGAAAGTGTGGCAGCCTCATACCTCACACAATGGTAGGCGACCAATAAAGACAAACTGAATTGGACCAAATCaaagtaaacaaaacagacaaactgGATTATCGTCAGTGCACTCCAGTATTGGGCTCTGCACAAATTGAGGAACCTGAAGGAAACGGAGTCTAGAATCATTAAAGTGAATAGATTTCCTTTAAAAGATGCTTCTCCAAACAGTCTTGGGCCAAAGAGAGAGCAAACAAAAGAGGCTGGAAGAGAGGAAGGAGCAAGGCAATCTGAGTTTCTCAATAATGACTCTATTTTTAGCAAAAATAAGCAATAACATTTTGGACAACTTCACAGTTATGTCACTGACCACTGTTGTAAAGATTCCCTCTGCAGTGGTTGTCTGGCActctttttttaatgctaaatACATCCATTTTCTCTGTATCTATAGGCAGTCCTGTTACTAACCTCTAAATCCTGAAACAGGAAGTGCACATCTGAGCAGAGGTAAAATCAGCATCTGTCAGGGACTGAGTTTACTGAGCCATGTCTTAGCTTTCAAAGTGAAGATGTCGCATTTCCTGATCTGACTTGTTTTCATTCCTGAGCTCtggtttcttctttggtcttggcTTACAGATACTGGACTTTTGACTCTCATATGTCAATGGCTTCCTAGccctgcttttattttttggGCTCCCAGATGTTCAACATATTTGGGGCCAGCGCATCTGTCTTAGCTTCCCTGCTAATgaattttttgtctgcttttgctGCTGCCTAAATGATTCAAGGTAGTAAATGAAGGTACGTGTGTGTTGTTGAGGGGATGGACGGGAGAACGAGGTTGACCGAGCAATTGGTAGAGTACTTAGGTGTGGAAGCAGCCAATTTCAAGGGAAATCTTCTGCTTCCTTCCAAATTAATTTTGAAAGTTCATATGGGCAGGGCCCCAAAATCTCCTGTTGGGGCTGAGTTTGACATATGCTTTCGATGATGCATCAAAAACATATGTCCATTCAataccacaatgagatagcacttCACACcccctaggatggctattatccaAAAAACTACAcgtaacaagtgttggtgagtatGTGGAGAAAATGGTACCATTGTGcattgctggtaggattgtaaaatggtccagctgttgtggaaaagagtttggtggtccctcaaaaaattaaatacaggattaccatttgacccagcaattccattcctaggtatatactcaaaagaaatgaaagcagggtTGCAAACAGATACTGTACactgatgttcactgcagc from Elephas maximus indicus isolate mEleMax1 chromosome 10, mEleMax1 primary haplotype, whole genome shotgun sequence includes:
- the LOC126084369 gene encoding uncharacterized protein LOC126084369; translated protein: MGIPEHLIVFMRNLYIDQEAVVRSEQGDTDWFKVRKGVLQGCILSPYLFNLYAEQIIREAALYEEEQGIRIGGRLINNLHYADDTTLLAETEEDLKHLLMKIKGHSLQYGLHLNIKKTKILTTGPMSNIMINGEEIEAVKDFILLGSTINSHGSSSQEIKRRVALGKSAAKDLFKVLKSKDVTLKTKVCLTQAMVFSITSYACESWTMNKEDRRKDDTFELWYWRRILNIPWTAKRTNKSVLEEVWQECSLEARMARLHLTHFGHVVRRDQSLKKDIMLGRVQGQRKRGRPSTKWIDTVAATMSSSITMIVRMAQDQAVFRSVVQKASMSWNRLDDT